A portion of the Ricinus communis isolate WT05 ecotype wild-type chromosome 10, ASM1957865v1, whole genome shotgun sequence genome contains these proteins:
- the LOC107261373 gene encoding protein FAR1-RELATED SEQUENCE 2 isoform X4, translated as MEIDLELPSQEHEKLVTGSNTNVDVMDSADVLHVTEEDIYSPTGEHLIGACRPNEIEGCTSGDLVEGSTIRNDVLNRGVICEPQNGLEFETKEAAYSFYREYARSVGFGITIKASRRSKKSGKFIDVKIACSRFGSKRESSTTVTPRSCIKTDCKAGLHMKRTQNEKWIIYSFIKEHNHEICPDDFYNSIQGRNKQSVLVSVQKKGLQLALDHDDIQVMLEHFMCMQAENPNFFYSLDLDHEKRLRNVFWIDSKARHDYRFFSDVVFFDTFYVRSNYKVPYASIIGVNHHFQFVLLGCALIGEQTPSTYVWLMQTWYKAVGGQAPKVIITEQEKCLNEAVGNVFPNAHHCFCLWHVLSKMPENLSRAVTQGETFLAKFNKCICRSWTEEQFEKRWWKMVDKFELREDEWFQSLYEDRKKWVPTYMQDIFLAGMSTAERCGSIASFFDKYIHREATLKEFMEQYKLFLQDGFSMEAKADFETQNKQPALRSHSAFEKQLSRVYTNAIFKKFQVEVLGVVSCQLQKESEDGATLNFRVDDFEERWNFLVAWNETASDIQCSCRSFEYRGFLCKHAILVLQMSGVSNIPSHYILKRWTKDAKITQIVTEVSKHLPYRVQRFNDLCKRAIKLGEAGSLCQEAYHIAFKAFEEVLQSCIGVNNSVRIVLEPGVLPVHGFIDTEEGNHGNNMVKSSKKRKRYKKKKVLSEPEEMTISLQDSYQQLEQINSRAHTTDNCYVPQQDMRDMELGSRPPTIDGFYGSQHSMQGVGQLNSISPIRDGYYNNQQGVPSLSHSIPTCVSSFGDQQSLQVLGQLGFRATTGEGCFDIHSNLQDMYPGIAPKHLHDKHPAS; from the exons atggAGATAGATCTTGAGCTGCCTTCTCAGGAGCACGAGAAACTAGTTACGGGATCAAATACAAATGTTGATGTAATGGATAGTGCAGATGTGTTGCATGTTACTGAAGAGGATATATATTCTCCTACGGGTGAGCATCTTATAGGAGCCTGCAGACCAAATGAAATTGAAGGTTGTACTAGTGGGGATCTTGTGGAAGGTAGCACTATTAGAAATGATGTTCTTAATAGAGGTGTGATCTGTGAGCCCCAAAATGGTTTAGAATTTGAAACAAAGGAGGCGGCATATTCTTTCTATAGAGAATATGCTCGATCTGTAGGATTTGGCATCACGATAAAGGCTAGTCGTCGTTCAAAAAAATCTGGTAAATTTATTGATGTAAAAATTGCATGTTCTAGATTTGGAAGTAAGCGTGAGTCAAGTACAACTGTGACTCCACGATCATGCATAAAAACTGATTGCAAAGCAGGCTTGCATATGAAGAGGACACAGAATGAGAAGTGGATTATATATAGTTTCATAAAGGAGCATAATCATGAGATTTGTCCAgatgatttttataattctatccAGGGACGGAACAAGCAATCTGTTTTGGTTTCAGTTCAAAAGAAAGGGCTGCAGTTGGCTTTAGATCATGATGATATACAAGTTATGCTTGAGCATTTTATGTGCATGCAAGCAGAGAatcctaatttcttttattcattagaTCTCGACCACGAAAAACGTTTGAGAAATGTATTTTGGATTGATTCAAAAGCCAGGCACGATTATAGGTTTTTCTCTGATGTTGTCTTCTTTGATACTTTCTATGTTAGAAGCAATTATAAGGTACCCTATGCTTCAATTATTGGAGTGAATCATCATTTCCAATTTGTGTTACTTGGATGTGCATTGATTGGAGAGCAGACCCCATCTACTTATGTTTGGTTAATGCAGACATGGTATAAAGCAGTGGGTGGTCAAGCTCCTAAAGTAATTATTACTGAGCAAGAGAAATGCTTAAATGAAGCTGTTGGAAATGTGTTCCCTAATGCACACCACTGTTTTTGTTTATGGCATGTACTGAGTAAGATGCCTGAGAATTTGTCTCGTGCTGTAACTCAAGGTGAAACTTTCCTggcaaaattcaacaaatgcaTTTGTAGGTCTTGGACAGAAGAACAATTTGAAAAGAGATGGTGGAAAATGGttgataaatttgaattaagaGAGGATGAGTGGTTCCAGTCATTGTATGAAGATCGTAAAAAGTGGGTGCCGACATATATGCAAGATATATTTTTGGCTGGGATGTCTACAGCTGAGAGATGTGGAAGTATAGCCTCTTTCTTTGACAAGTATATTCACAGGGAAGCTACATTGAAGGAGTTTATGGAGCAGTACAAATTATTTTTGCAAGACGGGTTTAGCATGGAAGCTAAAGCTGATTttgaaacacaaaataaacaacCTGCATTAAGATCTCATTCGGCTTTTGAGAAACAATTGTCAAGAGTCTACACAAATGCAATATTCAAGAAATTTCAGGTTGAGGTTTTGGGTGTAGTTTCATGTCAGCTTCAAAAAGAAAGTGAAGATGGGGCAACTCTGAACTTTCGAGTTGATGATTTTGAAGAACGATGGAATTTTCTTGTTGCTTGGAATGAAACAGCATCAGATATTCAATGTTCATGCCGTTCGTTTGAGTATAGAGGTTTTCTCTGTAAACATGCGATCCTTGTTCTTCAAATGTCTGGTGTTTCCAACATCCCATCCCACTATATATTGAAACGATGGACAAAAGATGCCAAAATCACTCAAATTGTTACTGAAGTATCAAAGCATCTTCCTTACCGGGTCCAGCGTTTCAATGATTTATGTAAACGGGCCATTAAACTTGGTGAAGCAGGGTCTCTATGTCAAGAGGCTTATCATATTGCTTTCAAGGCATTTGAAGAAGTCTTGCAAAGTTGTATAGGTGTCAACAACTCTGTTAGGATTGTTTTAGAACCAGGTGTATTGCCTGTTCATGGTTTTATTGACACTGAAGAAGGGAACCATGGCAACAATATGGTTAAATCatctaagaaaagaaaaagatataagaaaaagaag GTACTTTCTGAACCAGAAGAGATGACCATCAGCTTGCAAGACAGCTACCAGCAATTG GAGCAGATAAACTCCAGAGCACACACCACTGATAATTGCTATGTTCCACAACAGGACATGCGAGATATG GAATTGGGTTCTAGACCACCAACTATTGATGGTTTTTATGGTTCTCAACACAGCATGCAAGGAGTG GGACAATTGAACTCAATTTCTCCAATTCGTGATGGTTATTATAATAATCAACAGGGTGTACCAAGCCTG TCACATTCAATACCAACATGTGTAAGTTCCTTTGGTGACCAACAAAGCTTGCAAGTACTG GGCCAGCTAGGCTTTAGAGCAACAACCGGAGAAGGCTGTTTTGACATCCATAGTAATTTGCAAGATATG TATCCTGGCATTGCACCAAAGCATCTACATGATAAGCACCCTGCAAGTTAA
- the LOC107261373 gene encoding protein FAR1-RELATED SEQUENCE 2 isoform X5, which produces MEIDLELPSQEHEKLVTGSNTNVDVMDSADVLHVTEEDIYSPTGEHLIGACRPNEIEGCTSGDLVEGSTIRNDVLNRGVICEPQNGLEFETKEAAYSFYREYARSVGFGITIKASRRSKKSGKFIDVKIACSRFGSKRESSTTVTPRSCIKTDCKAGLHMKRTQNEKWIIYSFIKEHNHEICPDDFYNSIQGRNKQSVLVSVQKKGLQLALDHDDIQVMLEHFMCMQAENPNFFYSLDLDHEKRLRNVFWIDSKARHDYRFFSDVVFFDTFYVRSNYKVPYASIIGVNHHFQFVLLGCALIGEQTPSTYVWLMQTWYKAVGGQAPKVIITEQEKCLNEAVGNVFPNAHHCFCLWHVLSKMPENLSRAVTQGETFLAKFNKCICRSWTEEQFEKRWWKMVDKFELREDEWFQSLYEDRKKWVPTYMQDIFLAGMSTAERCGSIASFFDKYIHREATLKEFMEQYKLFLQDGFSMEAKADFETQNKQPALRSHSAFEKQLSRVYTNAIFKKFQVEVLGVVSCQLQKESEDGATLNFRVDDFEERWNFLVAWNETASDIQCSCRSFEYRGFLCKHAILVLQMSGVSNIPSHYILKRWTKDAKITQIVTEVSKHLPYRVQRFNDLCKRAIKLGEAGSLCQEAYHIAFKAFEEVLQSCIGVNNSVRIVLEPGVLPVHGFIDTEEGNHGNNMVKSSKKRKRYKKKKVLSEPEEMTISLQDSYQQLEQINSRAHTTDNCYVPQQDMRDMELGSRPPTIDGFYGSQHSMQGVGQLNSISPIRDGYYNNQQGVPSLGQSHSIPTCGQLGFRATTGEGCFDIHSNLQDMELPVGSTQYPGIAPKHLHDKHPAS; this is translated from the exons atggAGATAGATCTTGAGCTGCCTTCTCAGGAGCACGAGAAACTAGTTACGGGATCAAATACAAATGTTGATGTAATGGATAGTGCAGATGTGTTGCATGTTACTGAAGAGGATATATATTCTCCTACGGGTGAGCATCTTATAGGAGCCTGCAGACCAAATGAAATTGAAGGTTGTACTAGTGGGGATCTTGTGGAAGGTAGCACTATTAGAAATGATGTTCTTAATAGAGGTGTGATCTGTGAGCCCCAAAATGGTTTAGAATTTGAAACAAAGGAGGCGGCATATTCTTTCTATAGAGAATATGCTCGATCTGTAGGATTTGGCATCACGATAAAGGCTAGTCGTCGTTCAAAAAAATCTGGTAAATTTATTGATGTAAAAATTGCATGTTCTAGATTTGGAAGTAAGCGTGAGTCAAGTACAACTGTGACTCCACGATCATGCATAAAAACTGATTGCAAAGCAGGCTTGCATATGAAGAGGACACAGAATGAGAAGTGGATTATATATAGTTTCATAAAGGAGCATAATCATGAGATTTGTCCAgatgatttttataattctatccAGGGACGGAACAAGCAATCTGTTTTGGTTTCAGTTCAAAAGAAAGGGCTGCAGTTGGCTTTAGATCATGATGATATACAAGTTATGCTTGAGCATTTTATGTGCATGCAAGCAGAGAatcctaatttcttttattcattagaTCTCGACCACGAAAAACGTTTGAGAAATGTATTTTGGATTGATTCAAAAGCCAGGCACGATTATAGGTTTTTCTCTGATGTTGTCTTCTTTGATACTTTCTATGTTAGAAGCAATTATAAGGTACCCTATGCTTCAATTATTGGAGTGAATCATCATTTCCAATTTGTGTTACTTGGATGTGCATTGATTGGAGAGCAGACCCCATCTACTTATGTTTGGTTAATGCAGACATGGTATAAAGCAGTGGGTGGTCAAGCTCCTAAAGTAATTATTACTGAGCAAGAGAAATGCTTAAATGAAGCTGTTGGAAATGTGTTCCCTAATGCACACCACTGTTTTTGTTTATGGCATGTACTGAGTAAGATGCCTGAGAATTTGTCTCGTGCTGTAACTCAAGGTGAAACTTTCCTggcaaaattcaacaaatgcaTTTGTAGGTCTTGGACAGAAGAACAATTTGAAAAGAGATGGTGGAAAATGGttgataaatttgaattaagaGAGGATGAGTGGTTCCAGTCATTGTATGAAGATCGTAAAAAGTGGGTGCCGACATATATGCAAGATATATTTTTGGCTGGGATGTCTACAGCTGAGAGATGTGGAAGTATAGCCTCTTTCTTTGACAAGTATATTCACAGGGAAGCTACATTGAAGGAGTTTATGGAGCAGTACAAATTATTTTTGCAAGACGGGTTTAGCATGGAAGCTAAAGCTGATTttgaaacacaaaataaacaacCTGCATTAAGATCTCATTCGGCTTTTGAGAAACAATTGTCAAGAGTCTACACAAATGCAATATTCAAGAAATTTCAGGTTGAGGTTTTGGGTGTAGTTTCATGTCAGCTTCAAAAAGAAAGTGAAGATGGGGCAACTCTGAACTTTCGAGTTGATGATTTTGAAGAACGATGGAATTTTCTTGTTGCTTGGAATGAAACAGCATCAGATATTCAATGTTCATGCCGTTCGTTTGAGTATAGAGGTTTTCTCTGTAAACATGCGATCCTTGTTCTTCAAATGTCTGGTGTTTCCAACATCCCATCCCACTATATATTGAAACGATGGACAAAAGATGCCAAAATCACTCAAATTGTTACTGAAGTATCAAAGCATCTTCCTTACCGGGTCCAGCGTTTCAATGATTTATGTAAACGGGCCATTAAACTTGGTGAAGCAGGGTCTCTATGTCAAGAGGCTTATCATATTGCTTTCAAGGCATTTGAAGAAGTCTTGCAAAGTTGTATAGGTGTCAACAACTCTGTTAGGATTGTTTTAGAACCAGGTGTATTGCCTGTTCATGGTTTTATTGACACTGAAGAAGGGAACCATGGCAACAATATGGTTAAATCatctaagaaaagaaaaagatataagaaaaagaag GTACTTTCTGAACCAGAAGAGATGACCATCAGCTTGCAAGACAGCTACCAGCAATTG GAGCAGATAAACTCCAGAGCACACACCACTGATAATTGCTATGTTCCACAACAGGACATGCGAGATATG GAATTGGGTTCTAGACCACCAACTATTGATGGTTTTTATGGTTCTCAACACAGCATGCAAGGAGTG GGACAATTGAACTCAATTTCTCCAATTCGTGATGGTTATTATAATAATCAACAGGGTGTACCAAGCCTG GGGCAGTCACATTCAATACCAACATGT GGCCAGCTAGGCTTTAGAGCAACAACCGGAGAAGGCTGTTTTGACATCCATAGTAATTTGCAAGATATG GAACTGCCTGTTGGCTCCACACAGTATCCTGGCATTGCACCAAAGCATCTACATGATAAGCACCCTGCAAGTTAA
- the LOC107261373 gene encoding protein FAR1-RELATED SEQUENCE 2 isoform X2: MEIDLELPSQEHEKLVTGSNTNVDVMDSADVLHVTEEDIYSPTGEHLIGACRPNEIEGCTSGDLVEGSTIRNDVLNRGVICEPQNGLEFETKEAAYSFYREYARSVGFGITIKASRRSKKSGKFIDVKIACSRFGSKRESSTTVTPRSCIKTDCKAGLHMKRTQNEKWIIYSFIKEHNHEICPDDFYNSIQGRNKQSVLVSVQKKGLQLALDHDDIQVMLEHFMCMQAENPNFFYSLDLDHEKRLRNVFWIDSKARHDYRFFSDVVFFDTFYVRSNYKVPYASIIGVNHHFQFVLLGCALIGEQTPSTYVWLMQTWYKAVGGQAPKVIITEQEKCLNEAVGNVFPNAHHCFCLWHVLSKMPENLSRAVTQGETFLAKFNKCICRSWTEEQFEKRWWKMVDKFELREDEWFQSLYEDRKKWVPTYMQDIFLAGMSTAERCGSIASFFDKYIHREATLKEFMEQYKLFLQDGFSMEAKADFETQNKQPALRSHSAFEKQLSRVYTNAIFKKFQVEVLGVVSCQLQKESEDGATLNFRVDDFEERWNFLVAWNETASDIQCSCRSFEYRGFLCKHAILVLQMSGVSNIPSHYILKRWTKDAKITQIVTEVSKHLPYRVQRFNDLCKRAIKLGEAGSLCQEAYHIAFKAFEEVLQSCIGVNNSVRIVLEPGVLPVHGFIDTEEGNHGNNMVKSSKKRKRYKKKKVLSEPEEMTISLQDSYQQLEQINSRAHTTDNCYVPQQDMRDMELGSRPPTIDGFYGSQHSMQGVGQLNSISPIRDGYYNNQQGVPSLSHSIPTCVSSFGDQQSLQVLGQLGFRATTGEGCFDIHSNLQDMELPVGSTQYPGIAPKHLHDKHPAS, translated from the exons atggAGATAGATCTTGAGCTGCCTTCTCAGGAGCACGAGAAACTAGTTACGGGATCAAATACAAATGTTGATGTAATGGATAGTGCAGATGTGTTGCATGTTACTGAAGAGGATATATATTCTCCTACGGGTGAGCATCTTATAGGAGCCTGCAGACCAAATGAAATTGAAGGTTGTACTAGTGGGGATCTTGTGGAAGGTAGCACTATTAGAAATGATGTTCTTAATAGAGGTGTGATCTGTGAGCCCCAAAATGGTTTAGAATTTGAAACAAAGGAGGCGGCATATTCTTTCTATAGAGAATATGCTCGATCTGTAGGATTTGGCATCACGATAAAGGCTAGTCGTCGTTCAAAAAAATCTGGTAAATTTATTGATGTAAAAATTGCATGTTCTAGATTTGGAAGTAAGCGTGAGTCAAGTACAACTGTGACTCCACGATCATGCATAAAAACTGATTGCAAAGCAGGCTTGCATATGAAGAGGACACAGAATGAGAAGTGGATTATATATAGTTTCATAAAGGAGCATAATCATGAGATTTGTCCAgatgatttttataattctatccAGGGACGGAACAAGCAATCTGTTTTGGTTTCAGTTCAAAAGAAAGGGCTGCAGTTGGCTTTAGATCATGATGATATACAAGTTATGCTTGAGCATTTTATGTGCATGCAAGCAGAGAatcctaatttcttttattcattagaTCTCGACCACGAAAAACGTTTGAGAAATGTATTTTGGATTGATTCAAAAGCCAGGCACGATTATAGGTTTTTCTCTGATGTTGTCTTCTTTGATACTTTCTATGTTAGAAGCAATTATAAGGTACCCTATGCTTCAATTATTGGAGTGAATCATCATTTCCAATTTGTGTTACTTGGATGTGCATTGATTGGAGAGCAGACCCCATCTACTTATGTTTGGTTAATGCAGACATGGTATAAAGCAGTGGGTGGTCAAGCTCCTAAAGTAATTATTACTGAGCAAGAGAAATGCTTAAATGAAGCTGTTGGAAATGTGTTCCCTAATGCACACCACTGTTTTTGTTTATGGCATGTACTGAGTAAGATGCCTGAGAATTTGTCTCGTGCTGTAACTCAAGGTGAAACTTTCCTggcaaaattcaacaaatgcaTTTGTAGGTCTTGGACAGAAGAACAATTTGAAAAGAGATGGTGGAAAATGGttgataaatttgaattaagaGAGGATGAGTGGTTCCAGTCATTGTATGAAGATCGTAAAAAGTGGGTGCCGACATATATGCAAGATATATTTTTGGCTGGGATGTCTACAGCTGAGAGATGTGGAAGTATAGCCTCTTTCTTTGACAAGTATATTCACAGGGAAGCTACATTGAAGGAGTTTATGGAGCAGTACAAATTATTTTTGCAAGACGGGTTTAGCATGGAAGCTAAAGCTGATTttgaaacacaaaataaacaacCTGCATTAAGATCTCATTCGGCTTTTGAGAAACAATTGTCAAGAGTCTACACAAATGCAATATTCAAGAAATTTCAGGTTGAGGTTTTGGGTGTAGTTTCATGTCAGCTTCAAAAAGAAAGTGAAGATGGGGCAACTCTGAACTTTCGAGTTGATGATTTTGAAGAACGATGGAATTTTCTTGTTGCTTGGAATGAAACAGCATCAGATATTCAATGTTCATGCCGTTCGTTTGAGTATAGAGGTTTTCTCTGTAAACATGCGATCCTTGTTCTTCAAATGTCTGGTGTTTCCAACATCCCATCCCACTATATATTGAAACGATGGACAAAAGATGCCAAAATCACTCAAATTGTTACTGAAGTATCAAAGCATCTTCCTTACCGGGTCCAGCGTTTCAATGATTTATGTAAACGGGCCATTAAACTTGGTGAAGCAGGGTCTCTATGTCAAGAGGCTTATCATATTGCTTTCAAGGCATTTGAAGAAGTCTTGCAAAGTTGTATAGGTGTCAACAACTCTGTTAGGATTGTTTTAGAACCAGGTGTATTGCCTGTTCATGGTTTTATTGACACTGAAGAAGGGAACCATGGCAACAATATGGTTAAATCatctaagaaaagaaaaagatataagaaaaagaag GTACTTTCTGAACCAGAAGAGATGACCATCAGCTTGCAAGACAGCTACCAGCAATTG GAGCAGATAAACTCCAGAGCACACACCACTGATAATTGCTATGTTCCACAACAGGACATGCGAGATATG GAATTGGGTTCTAGACCACCAACTATTGATGGTTTTTATGGTTCTCAACACAGCATGCAAGGAGTG GGACAATTGAACTCAATTTCTCCAATTCGTGATGGTTATTATAATAATCAACAGGGTGTACCAAGCCTG TCACATTCAATACCAACATGTGTAAGTTCCTTTGGTGACCAACAAAGCTTGCAAGTACTG GGCCAGCTAGGCTTTAGAGCAACAACCGGAGAAGGCTGTTTTGACATCCATAGTAATTTGCAAGATATG GAACTGCCTGTTGGCTCCACACAGTATCCTGGCATTGCACCAAAGCATCTACATGATAAGCACCCTGCAAGTTAA
- the LOC107261373 gene encoding protein FAR1-RELATED SEQUENCE 2 isoform X3, translating into MEIDLELPSQEHEKLVTGSNTNVDVMDSADVLHVTEEDIYSPTGEHLIGACRPNEIEGCTSGDLVEGSTIRNDVLNRGVICEPQNGLEFETKEAAYSFYREYARSVGFGITIKASRRSKKSGKFIDVKIACSRFGSKRESSTTVTPRSCIKTDCKAGLHMKRTQNEKWIIYSFIKEHNHEICPDDFYNSIQGRNKQSVLVSVQKKGLQLALDHDDIQVMLEHFMCMQAENPNFFYSLDLDHEKRLRNVFWIDSKARHDYRFFSDVVFFDTFYVRSNYKVPYASIIGVNHHFQFVLLGCALIGEQTPSTYVWLMQTWYKAVGGQAPKVIITEQEKCLNEAVGNVFPNAHHCFCLWHVLSKMPENLSRAVTQGETFLAKFNKCICRSWTEEQFEKRWWKMVDKFELREDEWFQSLYEDRKKWVPTYMQDIFLAGMSTAERCGSIASFFDKYIHREATLKEFMEQYKLFLQDGFSMEAKADFETQNKQPALRSHSAFEKQLSRVYTNAIFKKFQVEVLGVVSCQLQKESEDGATLNFRVDDFEERWNFLVAWNETASDIQCSCRSFEYRGFLCKHAILVLQMSGVSNIPSHYILKRWTKDAKITQIVTEVSKHLPYRVQRFNDLCKRAIKLGEAGSLCQEAYHIAFKAFEEVLQSCIGVNNSVRIVLEPGVLPVHGFIDTEEGNHGNNMVKSSKKRKRYKKKKVLSEPEEMTISLQDSYQQLEQINSRAHTTDNCYVPQQDMRDMELGSRPPTIDGFYGSQHSMQGVGQLNSISPIRDGYYNNQQGVPSLGQSHSIPTCVSSFGDQQSLQVLGQLGFRATTGEGCFDIHSNLQDMYPGIAPKHLHDKHPAS; encoded by the exons atggAGATAGATCTTGAGCTGCCTTCTCAGGAGCACGAGAAACTAGTTACGGGATCAAATACAAATGTTGATGTAATGGATAGTGCAGATGTGTTGCATGTTACTGAAGAGGATATATATTCTCCTACGGGTGAGCATCTTATAGGAGCCTGCAGACCAAATGAAATTGAAGGTTGTACTAGTGGGGATCTTGTGGAAGGTAGCACTATTAGAAATGATGTTCTTAATAGAGGTGTGATCTGTGAGCCCCAAAATGGTTTAGAATTTGAAACAAAGGAGGCGGCATATTCTTTCTATAGAGAATATGCTCGATCTGTAGGATTTGGCATCACGATAAAGGCTAGTCGTCGTTCAAAAAAATCTGGTAAATTTATTGATGTAAAAATTGCATGTTCTAGATTTGGAAGTAAGCGTGAGTCAAGTACAACTGTGACTCCACGATCATGCATAAAAACTGATTGCAAAGCAGGCTTGCATATGAAGAGGACACAGAATGAGAAGTGGATTATATATAGTTTCATAAAGGAGCATAATCATGAGATTTGTCCAgatgatttttataattctatccAGGGACGGAACAAGCAATCTGTTTTGGTTTCAGTTCAAAAGAAAGGGCTGCAGTTGGCTTTAGATCATGATGATATACAAGTTATGCTTGAGCATTTTATGTGCATGCAAGCAGAGAatcctaatttcttttattcattagaTCTCGACCACGAAAAACGTTTGAGAAATGTATTTTGGATTGATTCAAAAGCCAGGCACGATTATAGGTTTTTCTCTGATGTTGTCTTCTTTGATACTTTCTATGTTAGAAGCAATTATAAGGTACCCTATGCTTCAATTATTGGAGTGAATCATCATTTCCAATTTGTGTTACTTGGATGTGCATTGATTGGAGAGCAGACCCCATCTACTTATGTTTGGTTAATGCAGACATGGTATAAAGCAGTGGGTGGTCAAGCTCCTAAAGTAATTATTACTGAGCAAGAGAAATGCTTAAATGAAGCTGTTGGAAATGTGTTCCCTAATGCACACCACTGTTTTTGTTTATGGCATGTACTGAGTAAGATGCCTGAGAATTTGTCTCGTGCTGTAACTCAAGGTGAAACTTTCCTggcaaaattcaacaaatgcaTTTGTAGGTCTTGGACAGAAGAACAATTTGAAAAGAGATGGTGGAAAATGGttgataaatttgaattaagaGAGGATGAGTGGTTCCAGTCATTGTATGAAGATCGTAAAAAGTGGGTGCCGACATATATGCAAGATATATTTTTGGCTGGGATGTCTACAGCTGAGAGATGTGGAAGTATAGCCTCTTTCTTTGACAAGTATATTCACAGGGAAGCTACATTGAAGGAGTTTATGGAGCAGTACAAATTATTTTTGCAAGACGGGTTTAGCATGGAAGCTAAAGCTGATTttgaaacacaaaataaacaacCTGCATTAAGATCTCATTCGGCTTTTGAGAAACAATTGTCAAGAGTCTACACAAATGCAATATTCAAGAAATTTCAGGTTGAGGTTTTGGGTGTAGTTTCATGTCAGCTTCAAAAAGAAAGTGAAGATGGGGCAACTCTGAACTTTCGAGTTGATGATTTTGAAGAACGATGGAATTTTCTTGTTGCTTGGAATGAAACAGCATCAGATATTCAATGTTCATGCCGTTCGTTTGAGTATAGAGGTTTTCTCTGTAAACATGCGATCCTTGTTCTTCAAATGTCTGGTGTTTCCAACATCCCATCCCACTATATATTGAAACGATGGACAAAAGATGCCAAAATCACTCAAATTGTTACTGAAGTATCAAAGCATCTTCCTTACCGGGTCCAGCGTTTCAATGATTTATGTAAACGGGCCATTAAACTTGGTGAAGCAGGGTCTCTATGTCAAGAGGCTTATCATATTGCTTTCAAGGCATTTGAAGAAGTCTTGCAAAGTTGTATAGGTGTCAACAACTCTGTTAGGATTGTTTTAGAACCAGGTGTATTGCCTGTTCATGGTTTTATTGACACTGAAGAAGGGAACCATGGCAACAATATGGTTAAATCatctaagaaaagaaaaagatataagaaaaagaag GTACTTTCTGAACCAGAAGAGATGACCATCAGCTTGCAAGACAGCTACCAGCAATTG GAGCAGATAAACTCCAGAGCACACACCACTGATAATTGCTATGTTCCACAACAGGACATGCGAGATATG GAATTGGGTTCTAGACCACCAACTATTGATGGTTTTTATGGTTCTCAACACAGCATGCAAGGAGTG GGACAATTGAACTCAATTTCTCCAATTCGTGATGGTTATTATAATAATCAACAGGGTGTACCAAGCCTG GGGCAGTCACATTCAATACCAACATGTGTAAGTTCCTTTGGTGACCAACAAAGCTTGCAAGTACTG GGCCAGCTAGGCTTTAGAGCAACAACCGGAGAAGGCTGTTTTGACATCCATAGTAATTTGCAAGATATG TATCCTGGCATTGCACCAAAGCATCTACATGATAAGCACCCTGCAAGTTAA